The Virgibacillus sp. SK37 region ATGGGAATCATGCCATACATTACTGCCTCAATTATTATGCAGTTGTTACAAATGGACGTTGTACCTAAATTTGCTGAGTGGAAGAAGCAAGGGGATATGGGCCGTAAGAAACTTGCACAAGTCACTCGTTACGGAACGATCGTTCTTGCATTCATTCAAGCAACTGCAATGTCTATCGGCTTCAACGCTATGGCTGGTGGTATGCTGATCTCTGATCCAAACGTATTGAAATTCCTTGTTATTGCACTTACGTTAACAAGTGGTACAGCATTTTTAATGTGGTTAGGTGAACAAATTACAGCCAACGGAGTTGGAAATGGTATATCAATTATCATTTTTGCCGGTATCGTTGCCGCTGTACCTAATGGTGTTAAACAATTATACAGCCAGTATTTTATAAATCCTGGTGATGATTTGTTTATTAATATTGTTATTGTCGCCCTAATTGCATTGGTAGTAATAGCAGTAACTGTTGGAGTAATCTTCATTCAGCAAGCTTTACGTAAAATACCAATTCAATATGCTAAAAAACTTGTGAATCGTTCTCCGGTTGGTGGACATTCTACGCATTTACCACTTAAAGTAAATGCTGCAGGTGTTATACCGGTAATCTTTGCGATCGCATTTATGGTTGCACCAAGTACGGTAGCAAATTTCTTTGAAGGCAATCAAGTGGCTTCAGTGATCCAGACGGTGTTTGATTACACTCATCCAATCGGAATGGTTATCTATGTTGCTTTAATTATTGCTTTCACCTATTTTTACACATTTGTTCAAGTTAACCCTGAACAAATGGCTGAGAATTTACAAAAACAAGGTGGATATATTCCGGGTATACGACCTGGTAAAAATACAGAAACATATTTGACACGTGTTATGTACCGCTTAACATTTGTTGGCTCAATCTTTTTAGCAGCTGTTTCTGTGCTACCTATTGTTCTAGGTGGTCTTGCAAATCTACCTACCGCAGTACAAATCGGCGGCACTAGCTTACTAATCGTTGTAGGGGTTGCTTTACAGACAATGAAACAACTGGAAAGCCAGTTAGTAAAGCGTCACTATAAAGGTTTTATAAAGTAATATCCTGCTGTCAGTGAGAGCGAGGGGAAATTTGTTGAACTTAATTTTGATGGGTCTACCTGGTGCTGGTAAAGGTACACAGGCAGAGAAAATAAACGATAAGTATAACATTCCTCATATTTCTACTGGAGATATGTTCCGTTTGGCCATTAAAGAGGGTACTGACCTCGGTAAAAAGGCCAAAGAATATATGGACCAAGGTGCCCTTGTTCCGGATGAAGTAACTATTGGGATCGTTAAAGAAAGACTTAGTAAAGCTGACTGCAAGAATGGTTTTCTTTTGGATGGTTTTCCAAGAACAATCAAGCAGGCAGAAGCTTTACAGGAGCTTTTAAAAGAACTGGACACATCCATTGATTACGTGATCCATGTAGATGTTCCAGAAGAAAAATTAGTGGAGCGACTAACTGGTCGTAGAATCTGTCCTACATGTGGAGCAACTTATCATGTCATATACAATCCACCAAAAGTGGAAGGTATTTGTGATAAAGATGGTTCCCAGTTAATTCAGCGTGATGATGATACAGCCGAAACGGTTAAAAATCGTTTGTCAGTAAATATGGAGCAAGCGAAACCGTTACTGGACTTCTATCAGAACAAAGGTTACCTTGTTACAGTAAATGGCGACCAGGAAATTGATCAGGTCTTCAAGGACATTCAATCACGTATTGATAATTAAGTGGTTGAACTGCTGTGGCAGCGCAAAATAAATGCAATTCTGGCTATAAATAGTTATAATTGCAAATGAGTGATTATGACTTTTATAGTACTTCGTATAAAGTGACACAAAATGAGATATAGAGCCTTTTTCATAAAAAGGTGTAGCAGTATAAACTATAGCCTAAGTGAAGGTGATCGTTGTTGAACGAAGATGATTCGATTCCGCTAATAGGTCAAGTTGTTCGTATTATGCAGGGACGGGAAGCTGGACAATATGCAATCATCATTGATGCAGTGGATGACAGGTATGTTATGCTTGCAGATGGGGAAAAACGTAAATATGATCGACCAAAGAAAAAGAATTTACAGCATATTGAATGTATGGGATACATTTCTCCAGAGGTCCAAAACAGCCTTCTAGAAACTGGTCGTGTCACAAATGGCAAAATTCGATTTGCCATAGCTAAATTTGTCAATGAGGTTGTGACTGATTTGAAGAAGGGAGATCAACACGATGGCGAAAGACGATGTAATTGAAGTAGAAGGTACCGTAACGGAAACGTTGCCGAATGCGATGTTTAATGTTGAGCTTGAGAATGGCCATACGGTCTTAGCACATGTTTCTGGTAAAATCCGTATGCATTTCATCCGCATTCTACCAGGCGATAAAGTAACGGTTGAACTTTCTCCGTATGATTTAACTAGAGGACGAATTACGTACCGTTATAAATAAGCGAGCTCCGATATAAAAGGAGGTAAAGATGATGAAAGTAAGAGCATCTGTAAAACCAATTTGCGAAAAATGCAAAGTAATCAAACGTAAGGGTAAAGTAATGGTGATTTGCGAAAACCCTAAACACAAGCAAAAACAAGGCTAATAACCAAGGAGGTGCTAACGTTATATGGCACGTATTGCAGGTATAGATATTCCACGTGATAAGCGTGTAGTTATATCATTAACTTATATTTATGGAGTTGGTAGTACTACAGCTAAGAAAGTCCTTAAAGAAGCAGGCGTTTCTGAAGACACACGTGTACGCGATCTAACAGAAGATGAATTAGGTAAAATCCGTAAAGCATTGGACGAATATACAGTGGAAGGTGACCTTCGTCGTGAAGTTTCACTTAACATTAAGCGTCTAATCGAAATCGGCTCATACAGAGGGCTTCGTCACCGCCGCGGTTTACCAGTTCGTGGTCAAAAGACAAAAAACAATTCACGTACTCGTAAAGGACCTCGTCGAGCAGTTGCAGGAAAGAAAAAATAACGTGAAGGAGGTAAGCTAATCAATGGCACGTACTAAAACAAACACACGTAAGCGTCGTGTGAAAAAGAATATTGATACAGGTGTAGCACATATTCGTTCCACTTTTAACAACACTATTGTTACTATTACGGACACACAAGGCAATGCTATTGGCTGGAGCTCAGCTGGTGCACTTGGCTTTAAAGGATCTCGTAAATCAACTCCATTTGCTGCACAGATGGCAGCTGAAACTGCTGCGAAAACAGCGGTTGATAATGGTATGAAAACTCTAGAAGTTACTGTTAAAGGACCAGGAGCTGGACGTGAAGCAGCTATTCGTTCACTTCAAGCAGCAGGTCTGGAAGTTACAGCAATTGTTGACGTAACACCAGTTCCTCATAATGGTTGCCGCCCACCAAAACGTCGTCGTGTATAATTATACCGTATAGAATTTGTCACCCTGTCTATAATGGGTTATGATGGCTTAAAAGTGTAAAGGCTAAATTCCTTTATCATTCAAGCATCCAAGAGACAAGTAAGGCAAAATAGACAATAGTGCAGAAACGCCAACTGCCTATTTGAGGAATTTCGGTTAGACCTATTGTCTAACCGGGGTTTCGACGTTTTAAAGGAGGGTTTTATGGAATGATTGAAATTGAAAAACCAAAAATTGAAACGGTAGAAATCAGCGATGATGCTACATTTGGAAAATTCGTAGTCGAACCGCTCGAACGTGGATATGGTACCACTCTAGGAAACTCCTTGCGTCGTATCCTACTATCCTCACTTCCAGGTGCTGCTGTTACATCAGTCCAAATTGATGGAGCACTACATGAATTCTCTACAATTGATGGTGTTGTTGAAGATGTGACCACGATTATTTTAAGTTTGAAAAAGCTTGCTCTTAAGATTTACTCTGATGAAGAGAAGACCTTGGAGATCGATGTACAGGGAGAAGGAAAAGTTACGGCTGCAGATCTAACATTTGATAGTGATGTAGAAGTATTAAATCCGGAATTACCTATTGCAACGTTGAACAGCAAAGGAAACTTACAAATGAAAATAACAGCAGAGCGTGGCCGTGGGTACCGTTCAGCTGAAGCTAATAAAAGGGATGAGCAACCTATTGGTGTAATCCCAGTTGATTCTATTTTCACACCAGTTTCACGTGTGACCTATCAAGTTGAAAATACGCGTGTAGGACAGGATGCTAACTACGATAAATTAACCTTTGATGTTTGGACAGATGGCAGCATTCGACCTGAGGAAGCAGTTTCTTTAGGAGCCAAAGTCTTTTCAGAACATCTAAACATCTTTGTAGGTTTAACAGATGAAGCGCAAAAAGCAGAGATCATGGTCGAGAAAGAAGAAGACCAAAAAGAAAAAGTCATGGAAATGACGATTGAAGAACTTGATTTATCTGTTAGATCTTATAATTGTTTGAAACGTGCTGGAATTAATACCGTTCAAGAGCTTGCAAACAAATCTGAAGAAGATATGATGAAGGTTCGGAACTTAGGCCGTAAGTCTCTAGAAGAAGTTAAAGTAAAATTAACTGATCTTGGACTTGGTTTACGTAATGATGACTGATCATTTACAACTCCTTTAGAACAATACTGTAAGTTCATTTCAGTTCCACATAAGATTTTTAACAATCTGTGTGTTGCTGTTTAAAACCCGAGATTAATGACAGTTCCTTATACAACAGGAAAGGGAGGGATAGTCCATGGCTAGAAAACTTGGTCGTACAACAGACACTCGTATGGCATTACTTCGCAACCTTGCCTCTGATTTGATTATTCATGAACGGATTGAAACAACAGAAGCAAAAGCGAAAGAACTTAAATCTGTAGTAGAAAAAATGATTACGCTTGGTAAACGTGGTGATCTTCATGCACGTCGTCAGGCTGCAGCATTTTTATACAATCAGGAAGCAAATGAAAACGAAAATGTAATTCAAAAACTTTTTGATGATGTTGCTGCACGTTATGAAGACCGTCAAGGTGGATACACACGTGTTCTTAAACTAGGTGCTCGTCAAGGTGACGGAGCTCCGATGGCAATTATCGAGCTAGTTTAATGTAACGTTATACGTCAAGGGCAGGACTGAATCTCTTCCATGAGGTGAATCCAAGCCCTTTTTTTGTATAGTAATATTGATAATTGCAGCTCTAAGGTGGTATAGCGGCGTTCTGAAGAGCGAAGCCGGTTTTGAAGCGGGTAGATGTCCCCCGACAGATAAACCGTTTCTGAGGCCGATAAATCGGTTCTCCGGAGGATAAAACGCTCCTGCGGCGGATAAAAATCGGTTCTCCGGCGGATATAAGGCTTCTGCGGGTGATAAAACAGCTCTCCGGCGGATAAAAGGCTTCTGCGGCGGATAAATCGGTTCTCCGGCGGATATAAGGCTTCTGCGGGTGATAAAACAGCTCTCCGGCGGATAAAAAGCTCCTGCGGCCGATAAAACA contains the following coding sequences:
- the rpmJ gene encoding 50S ribosomal protein L36 encodes the protein MKVRASVKPICEKCKVIKRKGKVMVICENPKHKQKQG
- the infA gene encoding translation initiation factor IF-1 translates to MAKDDVIEVEGTVTETLPNAMFNVELENGHTVLAHVSGKIRMHFIRILPGDKVTVELSPYDLTRGRITYRYK
- the secY gene encoding preprotein translocase subunit SecY, giving the protein MFRTISNFMRVGDIRRKIIFTLLMLVVFRLGTFIPVPYTDKQAIDFMNSQNVFGFLNTFGGGALQNFSIFAMGIMPYITASIIMQLLQMDVVPKFAEWKKQGDMGRKKLAQVTRYGTIVLAFIQATAMSIGFNAMAGGMLISDPNVLKFLVIALTLTSGTAFLMWLGEQITANGVGNGISIIIFAGIVAAVPNGVKQLYSQYFINPGDDLFINIVIVALIALVVIAVTVGVIFIQQALRKIPIQYAKKLVNRSPVGGHSTHLPLKVNAAGVIPVIFAIAFMVAPSTVANFFEGNQVASVIQTVFDYTHPIGMVIYVALIIAFTYFYTFVQVNPEQMAENLQKQGGYIPGIRPGKNTETYLTRVMYRLTFVGSIFLAAVSVLPIVLGGLANLPTAVQIGGTSLLIVVGVALQTMKQLESQLVKRHYKGFIK
- the rplQ gene encoding 50S ribosomal protein L17, which gives rise to MARKLGRTTDTRMALLRNLASDLIIHERIETTEAKAKELKSVVEKMITLGKRGDLHARRQAAAFLYNQEANENENVIQKLFDDVAARYEDRQGGYTRVLKLGARQGDGAPMAIIELV
- the rpsM gene encoding 30S ribosomal protein S13 — protein: MARIAGIDIPRDKRVVISLTYIYGVGSTTAKKVLKEAGVSEDTRVRDLTEDELGKIRKALDEYTVEGDLRREVSLNIKRLIEIGSYRGLRHRRGLPVRGQKTKNNSRTRKGPRRAVAGKKK
- a CDS encoding KOW domain-containing RNA-binding protein produces the protein MNEDDSIPLIGQVVRIMQGREAGQYAIIIDAVDDRYVMLADGEKRKYDRPKKKNLQHIECMGYISPEVQNSLLETGRVTNGKIRFAIAKFVNEVVTDLKKGDQHDGERRCN
- a CDS encoding adenylate kinase, which codes for MNLILMGLPGAGKGTQAEKINDKYNIPHISTGDMFRLAIKEGTDLGKKAKEYMDQGALVPDEVTIGIVKERLSKADCKNGFLLDGFPRTIKQAEALQELLKELDTSIDYVIHVDVPEEKLVERLTGRRICPTCGATYHVIYNPPKVEGICDKDGSQLIQRDDDTAETVKNRLSVNMEQAKPLLDFYQNKGYLVTVNGDQEIDQVFKDIQSRIDN
- a CDS encoding DNA-directed RNA polymerase subunit alpha; protein product: MIEIEKPKIETVEISDDATFGKFVVEPLERGYGTTLGNSLRRILLSSLPGAAVTSVQIDGALHEFSTIDGVVEDVTTIILSLKKLALKIYSDEEKTLEIDVQGEGKVTAADLTFDSDVEVLNPELPIATLNSKGNLQMKITAERGRGYRSAEANKRDEQPIGVIPVDSIFTPVSRVTYQVENTRVGQDANYDKLTFDVWTDGSIRPEEAVSLGAKVFSEHLNIFVGLTDEAQKAEIMVEKEEDQKEKVMEMTIEELDLSVRSYNCLKRAGINTVQELANKSEEDMMKVRNLGRKSLEEVKVKLTDLGLGLRNDD
- the rpsK gene encoding 30S ribosomal protein S11, translating into MARTKTNTRKRRVKKNIDTGVAHIRSTFNNTIVTITDTQGNAIGWSSAGALGFKGSRKSTPFAAQMAAETAAKTAVDNGMKTLEVTVKGPGAGREAAIRSLQAAGLEVTAIVDVTPVPHNGCRPPKRRRV